One window of Thermodesulfobacteriota bacterium genomic DNA carries:
- a CDS encoding YggT family protein produces MNLGGNFIGAIATVLDLVLNVYMWIIVARAIISWVSPSPYNPIVQFLYRATEPVLRYARRIIPPIGGTLDLSPIIVLLAIVFLRQFLVQSLVELSQKF; encoded by the coding sequence ATGAATTTAGGTGGGAATTTTATAGGCGCAATCGCAACGGTTTTAGATTTGGTTTTAAATGTCTACATGTGGATAATTGTAGCCAGAGCTATAATTTCATGGGTGAGCCCAAGCCCTTATAATCCTATAGTTCAATTTCTATATAGAGCGACAGAACCTGTTCTTAGATACGCCAGAAGAATCATACCCCCGATCGGCGGCACTTTGGATCTATCACCAATTATAGTGCTGTTGGCAATTGTTTTCTTGCGGCAGTTCTTAGTTCAGAGTTTAGTTGAACTCTCGCAAAAGTTCTAA